In the Sebastes fasciatus isolate fSebFas1 chromosome 20, fSebFas1.pri, whole genome shotgun sequence genome, one interval contains:
- the exoc7 gene encoding exocyst complex component 7 isoform X9 translates to MGISSRMIPTEDASNRKREIEEKLRQEQETLSFIRENLEKSDQQTKGMVSILSSFESRLMQLENSIIPVHKQTENLQRLQENVDKTLSCMDHVISYYHVAKDTDRIIREGPTGRLDEYLACIAKIQKAVEYFQDNNPDSPELNTVKARFEKGKELLEAEFRSLLTRYSKPVPPILILDAISVDDELEVQEDVVLEHLPEAVLQDIICIAGWLVEYGRNQDFMNVYFQIRSNQLDRSIKGLKDHFRKNSASSGILYSPAVQTKRKDTPTKKAPKRPVYIPGTIRKAQNLLKQYSQHGLDGKKGGSNLTPSEGYDHDLRVKHLTDALTEKHGAAAGKDDVLDIEIDSYIHCISAFVKLAQSEYALLAEIIPEHHQKKTFDSLIQEALDNLMLEGDNIVSAARRAIMRHDYSAVLTIFPILRHLKMNKSEFDSTLQGTAASTKNKLPTLITSMETIGAKALEEFADSIKNDPDKEYNMPKDGTVHELTSNAILFLQQLLDFHETAGAMLASQETSSSASSYTSEFNKRLLSTYICKVLGNLQLNLLSKSKVYEDSALSAIFLHNNYNYILKSLEKSELIQLVTVTQKKAESSYRELIEQQIQMYQRSWLKVTEHLTDRNMPVFQQGTKLKDKERQVIKDKFKGFNDGLEELCKIQKGWAIPDKEQRDFIRQAQRRVVSDTYRAFLHRCANISFTKNPEKYHKYRPEEVEEMIEKLFDTSA, encoded by the exons ATGGGGATCAGCTCCAGGATGATTCCTACCGAGGATGCGTccaacaggaagagagagatagaggagaAGCTGAGGCAG GAGCAGGAGACTCTGTCCTTCATCAGAGAGAACCTGGAGAAGAGTGACCAGCAGACCAAGGGCATG GTCTCCATCCTGTCGTCGTTCGAGAGCCGTCTGATGCAGCTGGAGAACTCCATCATCCCGGTccacaaacagacagagaacCTGCAGCGTCTGCAGGAGAACGTGGACAAGACTCTGTCCTGCATGGATCACGTCATCAGCTACTACCACGTGGCCAAAGACACCGACAGGATCATCAGAGAGGG GCCGACAGGCAGACTGGATGAGTATCTTGCTTGTATTGCAAAGATTCAGAAAGCTGTGGAATATTTCCAAGATAACAACCCTGACAGCCCCGAACTCAACACAGTG AAAGCGCGGTTTGAGAAGGGCAAAGAGCTGCTGGAGGCTGAGTTCCGCAGCCTCCTGACCCGCTACAGCAAACCTGTTCCCCCCATCCTCATCCTGGACGCCATCAGTGTCGACGACGAGCTGGAGGTCCAGGAGGATGTGGTGCTCGAACACCTGCCTGAAGCCGTGCTCCAGGACATCATCTGCATCGCCGGCTGGCTGGTGGAGTACGGACGCAACCAGG ATTTCATGAACGTCTACTTCCAGATCAGGTCCAACCAGCTGGATCGCTCCATCAAAGGCCTGAAGGATCACTTCCGCAAGAACAGCGCCTCCTCCGGGATCCTCTACTCGCCCGCCGTCCAAACCAAGCGCAAGGACACGCCCACCAAGAAGGCTCCCAAGAGACCAG TCTACATCCCAG GGACCATTCGCAAGGCTCAGAACCTTCTGAAACAGTACTCACAGCATGGGCTGGATGGGAAAAAGGGGGGCTCTAACCTCACTCCTTCGGAAG GTTACGATCATGACTTGCGGGTCAAACACCTCACTGACGCCCTGACCGAGAAGCACGGGGCCGCCGCAG GAAAAGATGATGTTCTGGACATCGAGATCGACTCCTACATCCACTGCATCAGTGCCTTCGTCAAGCTGGCCCAGAGCGAGTACGCCCTCCTGGCAGAAATCATCCCCGAGCACCACCAGAAGAAGACCTTCGACTCCCTCATTCAG GAGGCGCTGGACAACCTGATGCTGGAGGGGGACAACATCGTGTCTGCAGCGCGCCGAGCCATAATGCGCCACGACTACTCAGCCGTGCTCACCATCTTCCCCATCCTCAgacacctgaaaatgaacaagtCTGAGTTTGACTCAACACTTCAG GGAACGGCAGCGAGCACCAAGAACAAGCTGCCGACACTCATCACCTCCATGGAGACGATCGGAGCCAAAGCTCTGGAGGAGTTTGCAGACAGCATCAAG AATGATCCTGATAAAGAGTACAACATGCCCAAGGATGGAACCGTCCACGAACTGACCAGCAAT GCCATCCTGttcctgcagcagctgctggacTTCCACGAGACAGCTGGAGCCATGCTGGCCTCACAAG AGACGAGTTCATCAGCGAGCAGCTACACCTCCGAGTTCAACAAGAGGCTCCTCAGCACTTATATAT GTAAGGTGTTGGGGAACTTGCAGCTGAACCTGCTCAGCAAATCCAAAGTGTACGAGGATTCGGCTCTGAGCGCCATTTTTCTGcacaacaactacaactacatCCTCAAGTCGCTGGAGAA GTCTGAGCTGATCCAGCTCGTCACAGTGACTCAGAAGAAAGCTGAGAGTTCATACAGAGAGCTGATCGAGCAGCAGATCCAGATGTACCAGCGCAG CTGGTTGAAAGTCACAGAGCACCTGACCGACAGGAACATGCCCGTCTTCCAACAAGGCACCAAG CTGAAAGATAAAGAGCGACAGGTGATTAAAGACAAATTCAAG GGTTTTAATGACGGCTTGGAGGAGTTGTGTAAGATCCAGAAGGGCTGGGCCATCCCAGACAAAGAGCAGCGAGACTTCATCCGTCAGGCCCAGAGGAGAGTGGTGTCTGATACCTACAGGGCCTTCCTGCACAG ATGTGCCAACATCTCTTTCACCAAGAACCCTGAGAAGTATCACAAGTATCGGCCGGAGGAAGTTGAGGAGATGATTGAAAAACTGTTCGACACGTCGGCCTGA
- the exoc7 gene encoding exocyst complex component 7 isoform X1: MGISSRMIPTEDASNRKREIEEKLRQEQETLSFIRENLEKSDQQTKGMVSILSSFESRLMQLENSIIPVHKQTENLQRLQENVDKTLSCMDHVISYYHVAKDTDRIIREGPTGRLDEYLACIAKIQKAVEYFQDNNPDSPELNTVKARFEKGKELLEAEFRSLLTRYSKPVPPILILDAISVDDELEVQEDVVLEHLPEAVLQDIICIAGWLVEYGRNQDFMNVYFQIRSNQLDRSIKGLKDHFRKNSASSGILYSPAVQTKRKDTPTKKAPKRPVYIPGTIRKAQNLLKQYSQHGLDGKKGGSNLTPSEGKDDVLDIEIDSYIHCISAFVKLAQSEYALLAEIIPEHHQKKTFDSLIQEALDNLMLEGDNIVSAARRAIMRHDYSAVLTIFPILRHLKMNKSEFDSTLQGTAASTKNKLPTLITSMETIGAKALEEFADSIKNDPDKEYNMPKDGTVHELTSNAILFLQQLLDFHETAGAMLASQVLGDTYNIPLDPRETSSSASSYTSEFNKRLLSTYICKVLGNLQLNLLSKSKVYEDSALSAIFLHNNYNYILKSLEKSELIQLVTVTQKKAESSYRELIEQQIQMYQRSWLKVTEHLTDRNMPVFQQGTKLKDKERQVIKDKFKGFNDGLEELCKIQKGWAIPDKEQRDFIRQAQRRVVSDTYRAFLHRCANISFTKNPEKYHKYRPEEVEEMIEKLFDTSA, translated from the exons ATGGGGATCAGCTCCAGGATGATTCCTACCGAGGATGCGTccaacaggaagagagagatagaggagaAGCTGAGGCAG GAGCAGGAGACTCTGTCCTTCATCAGAGAGAACCTGGAGAAGAGTGACCAGCAGACCAAGGGCATG GTCTCCATCCTGTCGTCGTTCGAGAGCCGTCTGATGCAGCTGGAGAACTCCATCATCCCGGTccacaaacagacagagaacCTGCAGCGTCTGCAGGAGAACGTGGACAAGACTCTGTCCTGCATGGATCACGTCATCAGCTACTACCACGTGGCCAAAGACACCGACAGGATCATCAGAGAGGG GCCGACAGGCAGACTGGATGAGTATCTTGCTTGTATTGCAAAGATTCAGAAAGCTGTGGAATATTTCCAAGATAACAACCCTGACAGCCCCGAACTCAACACAGTG AAAGCGCGGTTTGAGAAGGGCAAAGAGCTGCTGGAGGCTGAGTTCCGCAGCCTCCTGACCCGCTACAGCAAACCTGTTCCCCCCATCCTCATCCTGGACGCCATCAGTGTCGACGACGAGCTGGAGGTCCAGGAGGATGTGGTGCTCGAACACCTGCCTGAAGCCGTGCTCCAGGACATCATCTGCATCGCCGGCTGGCTGGTGGAGTACGGACGCAACCAGG ATTTCATGAACGTCTACTTCCAGATCAGGTCCAACCAGCTGGATCGCTCCATCAAAGGCCTGAAGGATCACTTCCGCAAGAACAGCGCCTCCTCCGGGATCCTCTACTCGCCCGCCGTCCAAACCAAGCGCAAGGACACGCCCACCAAGAAGGCTCCCAAGAGACCAG TCTACATCCCAG GGACCATTCGCAAGGCTCAGAACCTTCTGAAACAGTACTCACAGCATGGGCTGGATGGGAAAAAGGGGGGCTCTAACCTCACTCCTTCGGAAG GAAAAGATGATGTTCTGGACATCGAGATCGACTCCTACATCCACTGCATCAGTGCCTTCGTCAAGCTGGCCCAGAGCGAGTACGCCCTCCTGGCAGAAATCATCCCCGAGCACCACCAGAAGAAGACCTTCGACTCCCTCATTCAG GAGGCGCTGGACAACCTGATGCTGGAGGGGGACAACATCGTGTCTGCAGCGCGCCGAGCCATAATGCGCCACGACTACTCAGCCGTGCTCACCATCTTCCCCATCCTCAgacacctgaaaatgaacaagtCTGAGTTTGACTCAACACTTCAG GGAACGGCAGCGAGCACCAAGAACAAGCTGCCGACACTCATCACCTCCATGGAGACGATCGGAGCCAAAGCTCTGGAGGAGTTTGCAGACAGCATCAAG AATGATCCTGATAAAGAGTACAACATGCCCAAGGATGGAACCGTCCACGAACTGACCAGCAAT GCCATCCTGttcctgcagcagctgctggacTTCCACGAGACAGCTGGAGCCATGCTGGCCTCACAAG TACTGGGGGACACTTACAATATACCTTTAGACCCCCGAG AGACGAGTTCATCAGCGAGCAGCTACACCTCCGAGTTCAACAAGAGGCTCCTCAGCACTTATATAT GTAAGGTGTTGGGGAACTTGCAGCTGAACCTGCTCAGCAAATCCAAAGTGTACGAGGATTCGGCTCTGAGCGCCATTTTTCTGcacaacaactacaactacatCCTCAAGTCGCTGGAGAA GTCTGAGCTGATCCAGCTCGTCACAGTGACTCAGAAGAAAGCTGAGAGTTCATACAGAGAGCTGATCGAGCAGCAGATCCAGATGTACCAGCGCAG CTGGTTGAAAGTCACAGAGCACCTGACCGACAGGAACATGCCCGTCTTCCAACAAGGCACCAAG CTGAAAGATAAAGAGCGACAGGTGATTAAAGACAAATTCAAG GGTTTTAATGACGGCTTGGAGGAGTTGTGTAAGATCCAGAAGGGCTGGGCCATCCCAGACAAAGAGCAGCGAGACTTCATCCGTCAGGCCCAGAGGAGAGTGGTGTCTGATACCTACAGGGCCTTCCTGCACAG ATGTGCCAACATCTCTTTCACCAAGAACCCTGAGAAGTATCACAAGTATCGGCCGGAGGAAGTTGAGGAGATGATTGAAAAACTGTTCGACACGTCGGCCTGA
- the exoc7 gene encoding exocyst complex component 7 isoform X2: MGISSRMIPTEDASNRKREIEEKLRQEQETLSFIRENLEKSDQQTKGMVSILSSFESRLMQLENSIIPVHKQTENLQRLQENVDKTLSCMDHVISYYHVAKDTDRIIREGPTGRLDEYLACIAKIQKAVEYFQDNNPDSPELNTVKARFEKGKELLEAEFRSLLTRYSKPVPPILILDAISVDDELEVQEDVVLEHLPEAVLQDIICIAGWLVEYGRNQDFMNVYFQIRSNQLDRSIKGLKDHFRKNSASSGILYSPAVQTKRKDTPTKKAPKRPGTIRKAQNLLKQYSQHGLDGKKGGSNLTPSEGKDDVLDIEIDSYIHCISAFVKLAQSEYALLAEIIPEHHQKKTFDSLIQEALDNLMLEGDNIVSAARRAIMRHDYSAVLTIFPILRHLKMNKSEFDSTLQGTAASTKNKLPTLITSMETIGAKALEEFADSIKNDPDKEYNMPKDGTVHELTSNAILFLQQLLDFHETAGAMLASQVLGDTYNIPLDPRETSSSASSYTSEFNKRLLSTYICKVLGNLQLNLLSKSKVYEDSALSAIFLHNNYNYILKSLEKSELIQLVTVTQKKAESSYRELIEQQIQMYQRSWLKVTEHLTDRNMPVFQQGTKLKDKERQVIKDKFKGFNDGLEELCKIQKGWAIPDKEQRDFIRQAQRRVVSDTYRAFLHRCANISFTKNPEKYHKYRPEEVEEMIEKLFDTSA; this comes from the exons ATGGGGATCAGCTCCAGGATGATTCCTACCGAGGATGCGTccaacaggaagagagagatagaggagaAGCTGAGGCAG GAGCAGGAGACTCTGTCCTTCATCAGAGAGAACCTGGAGAAGAGTGACCAGCAGACCAAGGGCATG GTCTCCATCCTGTCGTCGTTCGAGAGCCGTCTGATGCAGCTGGAGAACTCCATCATCCCGGTccacaaacagacagagaacCTGCAGCGTCTGCAGGAGAACGTGGACAAGACTCTGTCCTGCATGGATCACGTCATCAGCTACTACCACGTGGCCAAAGACACCGACAGGATCATCAGAGAGGG GCCGACAGGCAGACTGGATGAGTATCTTGCTTGTATTGCAAAGATTCAGAAAGCTGTGGAATATTTCCAAGATAACAACCCTGACAGCCCCGAACTCAACACAGTG AAAGCGCGGTTTGAGAAGGGCAAAGAGCTGCTGGAGGCTGAGTTCCGCAGCCTCCTGACCCGCTACAGCAAACCTGTTCCCCCCATCCTCATCCTGGACGCCATCAGTGTCGACGACGAGCTGGAGGTCCAGGAGGATGTGGTGCTCGAACACCTGCCTGAAGCCGTGCTCCAGGACATCATCTGCATCGCCGGCTGGCTGGTGGAGTACGGACGCAACCAGG ATTTCATGAACGTCTACTTCCAGATCAGGTCCAACCAGCTGGATCGCTCCATCAAAGGCCTGAAGGATCACTTCCGCAAGAACAGCGCCTCCTCCGGGATCCTCTACTCGCCCGCCGTCCAAACCAAGCGCAAGGACACGCCCACCAAGAAGGCTCCCAAGAGACCAG GGACCATTCGCAAGGCTCAGAACCTTCTGAAACAGTACTCACAGCATGGGCTGGATGGGAAAAAGGGGGGCTCTAACCTCACTCCTTCGGAAG GAAAAGATGATGTTCTGGACATCGAGATCGACTCCTACATCCACTGCATCAGTGCCTTCGTCAAGCTGGCCCAGAGCGAGTACGCCCTCCTGGCAGAAATCATCCCCGAGCACCACCAGAAGAAGACCTTCGACTCCCTCATTCAG GAGGCGCTGGACAACCTGATGCTGGAGGGGGACAACATCGTGTCTGCAGCGCGCCGAGCCATAATGCGCCACGACTACTCAGCCGTGCTCACCATCTTCCCCATCCTCAgacacctgaaaatgaacaagtCTGAGTTTGACTCAACACTTCAG GGAACGGCAGCGAGCACCAAGAACAAGCTGCCGACACTCATCACCTCCATGGAGACGATCGGAGCCAAAGCTCTGGAGGAGTTTGCAGACAGCATCAAG AATGATCCTGATAAAGAGTACAACATGCCCAAGGATGGAACCGTCCACGAACTGACCAGCAAT GCCATCCTGttcctgcagcagctgctggacTTCCACGAGACAGCTGGAGCCATGCTGGCCTCACAAG TACTGGGGGACACTTACAATATACCTTTAGACCCCCGAG AGACGAGTTCATCAGCGAGCAGCTACACCTCCGAGTTCAACAAGAGGCTCCTCAGCACTTATATAT GTAAGGTGTTGGGGAACTTGCAGCTGAACCTGCTCAGCAAATCCAAAGTGTACGAGGATTCGGCTCTGAGCGCCATTTTTCTGcacaacaactacaactacatCCTCAAGTCGCTGGAGAA GTCTGAGCTGATCCAGCTCGTCACAGTGACTCAGAAGAAAGCTGAGAGTTCATACAGAGAGCTGATCGAGCAGCAGATCCAGATGTACCAGCGCAG CTGGTTGAAAGTCACAGAGCACCTGACCGACAGGAACATGCCCGTCTTCCAACAAGGCACCAAG CTGAAAGATAAAGAGCGACAGGTGATTAAAGACAAATTCAAG GGTTTTAATGACGGCTTGGAGGAGTTGTGTAAGATCCAGAAGGGCTGGGCCATCCCAGACAAAGAGCAGCGAGACTTCATCCGTCAGGCCCAGAGGAGAGTGGTGTCTGATACCTACAGGGCCTTCCTGCACAG ATGTGCCAACATCTCTTTCACCAAGAACCCTGAGAAGTATCACAAGTATCGGCCGGAGGAAGTTGAGGAGATGATTGAAAAACTGTTCGACACGTCGGCCTGA
- the exoc7 gene encoding exocyst complex component 7 isoform X6, with amino-acid sequence MGISSRMIPTEDASNRKREIEEKLRQEQETLSFIRENLEKSDQQTKGMVSILSSFESRLMQLENSIIPVHKQTENLQRLQENVDKTLSCMDHVISYYHVAKDTDRIIREGPTGRLDEYLACIAKIQKAVEYFQDNNPDSPELNTVKARFEKGKELLEAEFRSLLTRYSKPVPPILILDAISVDDELEVQEDVVLEHLPEAVLQDIICIAGWLVEYGRNQDFMNVYFQIRSNQLDRSIKGLKDHFRKNSASSGILYSPAVQTKRKDTPTKKAPKRPGKDDVLDIEIDSYIHCISAFVKLAQSEYALLAEIIPEHHQKKTFDSLIQEALDNLMLEGDNIVSAARRAIMRHDYSAVLTIFPILRHLKMNKSEFDSTLQGTAASTKNKLPTLITSMETIGAKALEEFADSIKNDPDKEYNMPKDGTVHELTSNAILFLQQLLDFHETAGAMLASQVLGDTYNIPLDPRETSSSASSYTSEFNKRLLSTYICKVLGNLQLNLLSKSKVYEDSALSAIFLHNNYNYILKSLEKSELIQLVTVTQKKAESSYRELIEQQIQMYQRSWLKVTEHLTDRNMPVFQQGTKLKDKERQVIKDKFKGFNDGLEELCKIQKGWAIPDKEQRDFIRQAQRRVVSDTYRAFLHRCANISFTKNPEKYHKYRPEEVEEMIEKLFDTSA; translated from the exons ATGGGGATCAGCTCCAGGATGATTCCTACCGAGGATGCGTccaacaggaagagagagatagaggagaAGCTGAGGCAG GAGCAGGAGACTCTGTCCTTCATCAGAGAGAACCTGGAGAAGAGTGACCAGCAGACCAAGGGCATG GTCTCCATCCTGTCGTCGTTCGAGAGCCGTCTGATGCAGCTGGAGAACTCCATCATCCCGGTccacaaacagacagagaacCTGCAGCGTCTGCAGGAGAACGTGGACAAGACTCTGTCCTGCATGGATCACGTCATCAGCTACTACCACGTGGCCAAAGACACCGACAGGATCATCAGAGAGGG GCCGACAGGCAGACTGGATGAGTATCTTGCTTGTATTGCAAAGATTCAGAAAGCTGTGGAATATTTCCAAGATAACAACCCTGACAGCCCCGAACTCAACACAGTG AAAGCGCGGTTTGAGAAGGGCAAAGAGCTGCTGGAGGCTGAGTTCCGCAGCCTCCTGACCCGCTACAGCAAACCTGTTCCCCCCATCCTCATCCTGGACGCCATCAGTGTCGACGACGAGCTGGAGGTCCAGGAGGATGTGGTGCTCGAACACCTGCCTGAAGCCGTGCTCCAGGACATCATCTGCATCGCCGGCTGGCTGGTGGAGTACGGACGCAACCAGG ATTTCATGAACGTCTACTTCCAGATCAGGTCCAACCAGCTGGATCGCTCCATCAAAGGCCTGAAGGATCACTTCCGCAAGAACAGCGCCTCCTCCGGGATCCTCTACTCGCCCGCCGTCCAAACCAAGCGCAAGGACACGCCCACCAAGAAGGCTCCCAAGAGACCAG GAAAAGATGATGTTCTGGACATCGAGATCGACTCCTACATCCACTGCATCAGTGCCTTCGTCAAGCTGGCCCAGAGCGAGTACGCCCTCCTGGCAGAAATCATCCCCGAGCACCACCAGAAGAAGACCTTCGACTCCCTCATTCAG GAGGCGCTGGACAACCTGATGCTGGAGGGGGACAACATCGTGTCTGCAGCGCGCCGAGCCATAATGCGCCACGACTACTCAGCCGTGCTCACCATCTTCCCCATCCTCAgacacctgaaaatgaacaagtCTGAGTTTGACTCAACACTTCAG GGAACGGCAGCGAGCACCAAGAACAAGCTGCCGACACTCATCACCTCCATGGAGACGATCGGAGCCAAAGCTCTGGAGGAGTTTGCAGACAGCATCAAG AATGATCCTGATAAAGAGTACAACATGCCCAAGGATGGAACCGTCCACGAACTGACCAGCAAT GCCATCCTGttcctgcagcagctgctggacTTCCACGAGACAGCTGGAGCCATGCTGGCCTCACAAG TACTGGGGGACACTTACAATATACCTTTAGACCCCCGAG AGACGAGTTCATCAGCGAGCAGCTACACCTCCGAGTTCAACAAGAGGCTCCTCAGCACTTATATAT GTAAGGTGTTGGGGAACTTGCAGCTGAACCTGCTCAGCAAATCCAAAGTGTACGAGGATTCGGCTCTGAGCGCCATTTTTCTGcacaacaactacaactacatCCTCAAGTCGCTGGAGAA GTCTGAGCTGATCCAGCTCGTCACAGTGACTCAGAAGAAAGCTGAGAGTTCATACAGAGAGCTGATCGAGCAGCAGATCCAGATGTACCAGCGCAG CTGGTTGAAAGTCACAGAGCACCTGACCGACAGGAACATGCCCGTCTTCCAACAAGGCACCAAG CTGAAAGATAAAGAGCGACAGGTGATTAAAGACAAATTCAAG GGTTTTAATGACGGCTTGGAGGAGTTGTGTAAGATCCAGAAGGGCTGGGCCATCCCAGACAAAGAGCAGCGAGACTTCATCCGTCAGGCCCAGAGGAGAGTGGTGTCTGATACCTACAGGGCCTTCCTGCACAG ATGTGCCAACATCTCTTTCACCAAGAACCCTGAGAAGTATCACAAGTATCGGCCGGAGGAAGTTGAGGAGATGATTGAAAAACTGTTCGACACGTCGGCCTGA
- the exoc7 gene encoding exocyst complex component 7 isoform X8: MGISSRMIPTEDASNRKREIEEKLRQEQETLSFIRENLEKSDQQTKGMVSILSSFESRLMQLENSIIPVHKQTENLQRLQENVDKTLSCMDHVISYYHVAKDTDRIIREGPTGRLDEYLACIAKIQKAVEYFQDNNPDSPELNTVKARFEKGKELLEAEFRSLLTRYSKPVPPILILDAISVDDELEVQEDVVLEHLPEAVLQDIICIAGWLVEYGRNQDFMNVYFQIRSNQLDRSIKGLKDHFRKNSASSGILYSPAVQTKRKDTPTKKAPKRPGTIRKAQNLLKQYSQHGLDGKKGGSNLTPSEGYDHDLRVKHLTDALTEKHGAAAGKDDVLDIEIDSYIHCISAFVKLAQSEYALLAEIIPEHHQKKTFDSLIQEALDNLMLEGDNIVSAARRAIMRHDYSAVLTIFPILRHLKMNKSEFDSTLQGTAASTKNKLPTLITSMETIGAKALEEFADSIKNDPDKEYNMPKDGTVHELTSNAILFLQQLLDFHETAGAMLASQVLGDTYNIPLDPRETSSSASSYTSEFNKRLLSTYICKVLGNLQLNLLSKSKVYEDSALSAIFLHNNYNYILKSLEKSELIQLVTVTQKKAESSYRELIEQQIQMYQRSWLKVTEHLTDRNMPVFQQGTKLKDKERQVIKDKFKGFNDGLEELCKIQKGWAIPDKEQRDFIRQAQRRVVSDTYRAFLHRCANISFTKNPEKYHKYRPEEVEEMIEKLFDTSA, from the exons ATGGGGATCAGCTCCAGGATGATTCCTACCGAGGATGCGTccaacaggaagagagagatagaggagaAGCTGAGGCAG GAGCAGGAGACTCTGTCCTTCATCAGAGAGAACCTGGAGAAGAGTGACCAGCAGACCAAGGGCATG GTCTCCATCCTGTCGTCGTTCGAGAGCCGTCTGATGCAGCTGGAGAACTCCATCATCCCGGTccacaaacagacagagaacCTGCAGCGTCTGCAGGAGAACGTGGACAAGACTCTGTCCTGCATGGATCACGTCATCAGCTACTACCACGTGGCCAAAGACACCGACAGGATCATCAGAGAGGG GCCGACAGGCAGACTGGATGAGTATCTTGCTTGTATTGCAAAGATTCAGAAAGCTGTGGAATATTTCCAAGATAACAACCCTGACAGCCCCGAACTCAACACAGTG AAAGCGCGGTTTGAGAAGGGCAAAGAGCTGCTGGAGGCTGAGTTCCGCAGCCTCCTGACCCGCTACAGCAAACCTGTTCCCCCCATCCTCATCCTGGACGCCATCAGTGTCGACGACGAGCTGGAGGTCCAGGAGGATGTGGTGCTCGAACACCTGCCTGAAGCCGTGCTCCAGGACATCATCTGCATCGCCGGCTGGCTGGTGGAGTACGGACGCAACCAGG ATTTCATGAACGTCTACTTCCAGATCAGGTCCAACCAGCTGGATCGCTCCATCAAAGGCCTGAAGGATCACTTCCGCAAGAACAGCGCCTCCTCCGGGATCCTCTACTCGCCCGCCGTCCAAACCAAGCGCAAGGACACGCCCACCAAGAAGGCTCCCAAGAGACCAG GGACCATTCGCAAGGCTCAGAACCTTCTGAAACAGTACTCACAGCATGGGCTGGATGGGAAAAAGGGGGGCTCTAACCTCACTCCTTCGGAAG GTTACGATCATGACTTGCGGGTCAAACACCTCACTGACGCCCTGACCGAGAAGCACGGGGCCGCCGCAG GAAAAGATGATGTTCTGGACATCGAGATCGACTCCTACATCCACTGCATCAGTGCCTTCGTCAAGCTGGCCCAGAGCGAGTACGCCCTCCTGGCAGAAATCATCCCCGAGCACCACCAGAAGAAGACCTTCGACTCCCTCATTCAG GAGGCGCTGGACAACCTGATGCTGGAGGGGGACAACATCGTGTCTGCAGCGCGCCGAGCCATAATGCGCCACGACTACTCAGCCGTGCTCACCATCTTCCCCATCCTCAgacacctgaaaatgaacaagtCTGAGTTTGACTCAACACTTCAG GGAACGGCAGCGAGCACCAAGAACAAGCTGCCGACACTCATCACCTCCATGGAGACGATCGGAGCCAAAGCTCTGGAGGAGTTTGCAGACAGCATCAAG AATGATCCTGATAAAGAGTACAACATGCCCAAGGATGGAACCGTCCACGAACTGACCAGCAAT GCCATCCTGttcctgcagcagctgctggacTTCCACGAGACAGCTGGAGCCATGCTGGCCTCACAAG TACTGGGGGACACTTACAATATACCTTTAGACCCCCGAG AGACGAGTTCATCAGCGAGCAGCTACACCTCCGAGTTCAACAAGAGGCTCCTCAGCACTTATATAT GTAAGGTGTTGGGGAACTTGCAGCTGAACCTGCTCAGCAAATCCAAAGTGTACGAGGATTCGGCTCTGAGCGCCATTTTTCTGcacaacaactacaactacatCCTCAAGTCGCTGGAGAA GTCTGAGCTGATCCAGCTCGTCACAGTGACTCAGAAGAAAGCTGAGAGTTCATACAGAGAGCTGATCGAGCAGCAGATCCAGATGTACCAGCGCAG CTGGTTGAAAGTCACAGAGCACCTGACCGACAGGAACATGCCCGTCTTCCAACAAGGCACCAAG CTGAAAGATAAAGAGCGACAGGTGATTAAAGACAAATTCAAG GGTTTTAATGACGGCTTGGAGGAGTTGTGTAAGATCCAGAAGGGCTGGGCCATCCCAGACAAAGAGCAGCGAGACTTCATCCGTCAGGCCCAGAGGAGAGTGGTGTCTGATACCTACAGGGCCTTCCTGCACAG ATGTGCCAACATCTCTTTCACCAAGAACCCTGAGAAGTATCACAAGTATCGGCCGGAGGAAGTTGAGGAGATGATTGAAAAACTGTTCGACACGTCGGCCTGA